TGAACTGATTGCGCAGGAGCCGCTCCCCGAGAGGGACATGTCCAGGCTGATGGTCGTCCGCCTCGACGGGAAAGAGTTCGAACACCGCCTTTTTAAAGACATTGTTGATTACCTGAATCCGGGAGATGCTCTGGTTATAAACGAAACAAAGGTGATTCCCGCCCGACTTGTGGGCAGAAAGGAAGGAACCGGGGCGCGCATTGAGCTGCTCCTGTTAAGGCGTCTTGACTCGAGCCGCTGGGAGGCCCTGGTCCGGCCGGGGAAAAAGGCCCCCAAAGGAACGGCGGTAGTATTCGGGGAAGGCCTTCTGGCATGCCGGATCCTTGACAGCACCGCCTACGGCGGCAGGGTGGTTGAGTTTAGCTTTGAGGGTCTTTTTGAGGAGGTTCTGGAGCGGGTAGGCGTAATGCCGCTCCCGCCGTACATTAAGAAACCTCTTTTAGATCAGCAGCGTTACCAGACCATTTACGCCCGGCAGGCAGGGTCTGCGGCGGCCCCCACTGCCGGGCTGCATTTTTCTCCAGGTCTATTGAGCCGGATCAGGGAAATGGGTGTTGCTGTTATACCTGTCCTTTTGCACGTAGGACTGGGCACCTTTCGCCCGGTGAGGACGGAGGACATCCGCAGGCACCGGATGCATGCCGAATACTATGAAATAACGGAGGAAGCCTCCCGGGCCATAGCGGAAACCAGGGCCCGCGGCGGCAGGGTGATTGCCGTGGGCACCACCACCACCCGCTGCCTGGAAAGCGCAGCGGAAGAAGGCGGGAGGGTGCGCCCAGGCTCCGGATGGACCGAAATTTTTATTTACCCCGGTTACCGCTTTAAGGTAATCGACGGCCTGGTTACCAACTTCCACCTGCCAAAATCGACCCTTATCATGATGGTTGCCGCCCTGGCCGGGCGGGAGCGGATCCTGGCCGCATACCGGGAGGCGGTCGGGCTGAGGTACAGGTTTTTCAGTTTTGGGGATGCAATGCTGATCATCTAGTTTTCTGCCTTACTGTCCCAAGTCAGGCAGTCAGGGCAAACCCGGCATGTTTTTGCTGCATCCCCGGATTTTTAGCATGCACAGGCTGTACTTTTGGCGCAAAAAAGGTTAGAATGGGAAATAGCTGTGGGCGGAACACGGAGGAATTGAATGGCCGTAAGCTTCACCATCACTTATAAGGATGAAAGCACGGGCGCCAGGCTGGGGCTTTTGTATACCCCCCACGGTACCGTGGAAACTCCGGTTTTTATGCCGGTAGGCACCCAGGCCACGGTGAAAACCATGACCCCGGAGGAAGTCAGGGATATAGGCGGCCGCATGATTTTGAGCAATACCTACCACCTTTATCTGCGGCCGGGCCATGAATTGATCCGGGAGGCCGGCGGGCTGCACCGGTTCATGCACTGGGACGGCCCGATACTGACCGACAGCGGGGGTTTTCAGGTTTTCAGCCTTGGCCCCTTGCGAAAGGTTTCCGAGGAAGGGGTTGCTTTCCGGTCCCACATTGACGGATCGGAGCATTTTTTCAGCCCAGAAAAGGCCATGGAGGTGCAGATGGCCCTGGGGTCGGACATTGCCATGGCCTTCGACGAATGCGCTCCTTATCCTTGCAGCCGTGAGTATGCCCTGGCGGCAACGGAAAGAACCACCCGCTGGGCCAGGCGGTGCCGGACCGCCCACGACAGGGAGGATCAGGGCCTTTTCGGCATTGTTCAGGGCGGCACGTTCAAGGACCTGCGCGAAAGAAGCGCCCGGGAACTGGTTGAGCTTGATTTTCCCGGCTATGCCATCGGCGGGCTGAGCGTGGGAGAGCCCAAGCAATTGATGTACGAGGTGCTTGATTATACCGTACCGCTTTTACCGGAGGAAAAACCGCGCTATTTGATGGGTGTCGGTTCGCCCGATTGCCTGGTGGAAGGAGTTTTGCGGGGAATAGATATGTTCGACTGCGTCCTGCCCACCAGAATAGCCCGCAACGGCACCGCTCTGACCAGGCAGGGCCGGCTGGTGGTTCGCAATGCCGAATACGCCAGGGATTTTTCTCCCCTGGAGCCTGACTGCGACTGCTATGCCTGCCGGAACTATACCCGCGCTTACATCAGGCATCTAATTAAAGCCAACGAAATACTGGGCATCCGCCTGACCACCATTCACAACCTCTACTTTATTATGAAGCTGATGGAAGAAATAAGGGCGGCAGTCCGGCAGGGCAGAATGTTGCAGTTCAGGGACGATTTTTTGAGAAAATATCAGGGAGACTGAAAATGAATATTGAAAATTTCCCTCAAAAAAAGGTTTTTAACTTTTTGGGAAGAATAAAAACTACGGGAAGAAAGGGGGTCTGAGAGTGTTTAACAATTCCCAAATGATTTCTTTGCTGTACATTATAGGCCTGTTCGCTTTGCTTTACTTCCTGATGATCCGGCCTCAGCAGCAACGCCAGAAAAAGCACCAGGAGATGCTGAGGAAGCTTAAGCCGGATGACAGGGTAATCACCATCGGCGGGATTTACGGCACTGTCGTTAAAATAAAGGACGACTCCGTTATTTTAAGGGTGGCCGACAATGTCCGGATGGAGTTTTTGAAGAGCGCTATCTCCCAGGTCACTGCCAGCAAGGAAGAAGCAGAGAAGGGCAAGGAGTAGACCGGATGTCTACTCTTTTTCTCAATTCTCGCAAACTGCCGTTTGGGGGCGCTCCTTAACGTGTATAATAAAGCTATGCGAAGCGGGGGCGCCCTTAAGTGCGCTCTTTCTAAAGAAATAGGGGGTTTTCTGGAAAATGATTACCCTTGAGGATATAAAAAAAGACCCGGTTGTTGACGCTTTTATCCGCAAGGGCAACAAGTACCTGGGTGTTATGGGTTATACCGAACACAGCTACCGCCATGTCAATCTGGTTTCCAGCATAGCCAGGAACATCCTGGAACGTCTGGGGTATCCCCCCAGGCAGGCCGAACTGGCTTCCATTGCCGGGTACATGCACGACATCGGGAATGTGGTCAGCCGCAACGACCACGGCATTTCCGGGGCGGTGATTGCCTACCCGATCCTGATGCAAATGGGCATGCACCCGGATGAAATTGCCACCGTCATCTCGGCAATTGCCAACCACGAAGAGCAGTACGGGCATGCCGTCAACAGCGTGGCGGCAGCTTTGATTGTGGCCGACAAGTCCGATGTGCACCGCTCCCGGGTGCGCAATCCGGATTTTGCCACCTTCGACATTCACGACCGGGTAAACTACGCCGTCGAGCACTCCTTCCTGTGGGTTGCGGAAGACAAGCGCACCATCACCATGGAGCTGACCATTGACATTGACATCTGTCCGGTAATGGAATATTTTGAAATATTCTTAAGCCGCATGATCATGTGCAGGCGGGCGGCAGCTTTTCTGAAGTGCAAATTCGAGCTGGTGGTCAACGGGGCCAAGTTGCTGTAGCTTTTTTTTATCAGACGGGCGAGGGGGAAAAGAATGAAATGAAGTGGGACAAGATCCTTAAACTGGCGGGAATAATTCTGGCCGTTGCGGCAGTGGCCGTCCTGGCCGTGTGGCCGGTGTTCCCGGGAGTCAAGTGGCTTCCCTTTACCAAGTTAATAAAACAGGGCCTCGACCTTAAAGGGGGAGTTCACGTAGTCCTGGAGGCCACGGATACGCCCGAGGCTCCTGTTACTCCGGAAAGGGTTAAACAGGCCATGGCCATCATTGAGAACAGGGTCAACGCGTTTGGCGTTGCCGAGCCAATTATTCAGCAGCAGGGTTCGCGGCGAATCATTGTGGAGCTGGCAGGAGTGGAAGACCCGGATGAAGCCATCCGCACGCTCATAAAAACTGCCTATCTGGAGTTTAAAACCGAGGACGGGACAACCGTGCTTACCGGCCGTCATTTGAAGAACGCTGTTGAATCCAAGGACCCCCAGAGCGGGCGAATTACGGTTAATCTGGAGTTTGAGCCGGAGGGCGCCAAGATATTTGCCGACGTAACCGCTGCCAATGTAGACAGGCGGATAGCCATCCTGCTTGACGGGAATGTGCTTCAGGCCCCGGTGGTGCAGGAGCCGATACCCAACGGCCGGGCTGAAATTACCGGTTACGAGTCGCTGGAGGAGGCGCATAACATTGCAATCCTGCTCCGCTCCGGCGCCCTGCCGGTAAAACTGGAGGTAATGGAAAAGCGGACGGTAGGCCCGACGCTGGGGGCGGACTCCCTGAACAGGTCCGTTAAGGCCGGCATTGCCGGGCTGGCGGCAATTTTAATATTTATGGCAGCCTATTACCGGGTGCCGGGCCTGGTGGCCAACCTGGCGCTTGTTATTTATGCCCTTTTGGTATTGATAATTTTTGCCGCTCTTAACGTGACCATGACTCTGCCTGGCATTGCCGGATTTTTGCTGTCCATGGGCATGGCGGTGGATGCCAACGTAATTATTTTTGAGCGCCTGAAGGAAGAACTGTGGACCGGCAAGACGCTGCGTTCGGCCATTGACGTCGGGTTTAAGAGGGCCTTTGTGGCCATATTCGACTCAAACGTAACCACCCTGATTGCCGCAGCAGTTCTTTACTACTTCGGAACCGGGCCGATTAAGGGTTTTGCCGTGACGCTCTCCATCGGTATCCTGGTCAGCATGTTTACCGCCATTGCCGTGACCAGGTGGCTTTTGCACCTGGTGGCCGCCAGCAACCTGGTGCGGAACGTCAAAATGTACGGGGGATAGGGAGGAGATTCACTTGATGTTAAGGGAAAGAATGCCTTTCCACTTTATAAAGCTGAGAAAGATCTGGTACGCCATTTCCGTCCTCATTATCGTGCCAGGTATTATATCGCTTTTCAGCCAGGGCCTGAATATGGGTATCGACTTCAGTGGCGGCAGCCTTTTCGACCTGAAGTTCAATCAGCCCACCGCTGTAGAACAGGTCAGGAGTGTGCTTGGCGGCTTCGGCCTGGAAGGAGCTTCTATACAGCGCAGCAATGAGACCGACTTTCTAATCAGAACCAGGGAACTGACCGAAGAAGAGAGCACAAAGGTGGTTCAGGCTCTGAATGAAAAACTCGGAGGGGTTACCCTGCAGCGCAGCGAGCGGGTCGGGCCGGTAGTCGGGCGCGAGCTGATCATGAAGGCGCTTGGGGCGCTGGCCGTAGCCTCCGTCTTAATGGTCATTTATATTGCCTGGCGCTTTGAGTTTAAACAGGGCGTAGCTGCCATAATCTCGCTGCTGCACGATGTGCTGGTGGTTGTGGGCATATTTTCCATTTTCCAGATTGAGATTGACAGCGCCTTTATAGCCGCAATCCTGACCATCATCGGATATTCAATCAACGATACAATAGTTATTTTCGACCGGATTCGCGAGAACCTCCTGAACAAGAAAAAAGGCGATGCCCTTGAGGATATCATTAACGCCAGCCTGTGGCAGACCATTGCCCGTTCCATTAACACGGTGCTGACGGTGGAATTCGTCCTGGTGGCCCTGTTGTTGCTGGGCGGCACCACCATCCGCAGTATGGTCCTGGCCTTGCTGGTGGGCGTTACCAGCGGCGCCTATTCCTCCATTTTTAACGCCAGTCCGCTGTGGTTCGATTTTAAGAGGCTGGAGCGCCGGGGCCGGCCCCGGACGGCCCGGGCCTGATCTAAAAGGGCCGGACGGCGCTTCAGGCACCATCCGGACCCTTTTAAGCGGGAGGTTTTAATTTGCCCTCTGGCGGAAAATACAGGCGGTTTTCTTAAAAGGCGGGAAAAACCCGCCTTTTTTGCGGTTGCCCGGTATATTCGGACAAGCAGATTTTTTTTCAGGCTTTCGGGAAAAATATCAGTGTTGGCAAGATTGGTACCTTTTCGGTTCTGATGGTGATGAGCATGGAGAGCGAAAGCCATGGCCCGCTTCTGACCGCTTTGCGGGAAAGGATAGAAGATCTGGCGGTTAAAATGGAAAAAATGAAGCTGGCAGAATACGTCGAACTGCTCGGCAACCCCTGGCGGCTCATGTACATAAACCTGCTTGCCGGCCTGGCCAGAGGGGTCGGCATAGCGGTGGGGTTTACCGTTCTAGGAGCCGTTGTTTTGTATTTCCTAAAAAAAATAGTGATGCTCAACCTTCCCTGGATCGGCGGTTTTATTGCCGAAATAGTAAGGGTGGTGCAGTTGAAGGTTGGCCCGTAAAAAAGAATGGAGGTAGAAGCGGTGCAGCAGGAAATGCTTATGAAGTTCAAGCAGCGCCTTCTTGATGAGAGGGAAAATTTAACCCGCCGGATCGATTTCATAGACGGTCAGGGGCTTGGGGTGGCGATGGAGGACTCCATCGGCGAGCTTTCAACCTGCGACAACCACCCGGCGGACATCGGCTCCGAGCTGTTTGAGCGGAGCAAGGATTTCGCCCTGCGGGAGAACGCCATGCTTGCCGTTGCAGCTATAGACCGCGCTCTTGCCAAAATAGAGAACGGAACTTACGGAAAATGCGATAACTGCGGCAGGGAGATACCTCTGGAAAGACTCGAGGCCGTGCCTTCAACGGTCTGTTGCAAAAAGTGCAAGGAAGCGGAAGAAAAGAACACGCGCCCGGAGGCGCGACCGGTGGAGGAAGATGTTCTCGCCAGGCCGTTTGCCAGGACGTGGAACGATGCAACCGGAGACGTTATGTATGACGGGGAGGATGCCTGGCAGGAAGTGGCCCGCTATAGCGAAACCACCGACGAATGGTCAAGAGGGGGCACCTATTACGGTTATTCCGAATTCGACCTGGTTGAGGACAGGGGATCGGTGGAGGAAGTTGACAACATTCCTTATGAGGTTGGCGACGATGGGGTTATCTACAAGAATTTTCGCGGGATTGACGACGAAAGCGCTCCGGCCGAAAAGGTGGATACGGGGCTTGAACACGGCGATGGCCGCAAATAAAAACGCAGCATTTTGCCTTTTGTTGACAGCCGGCCGTTGATGGTACATAATTTGAGTATATATATTTTTTTTGCAAATTACCCGCTGGGGGGATAACCGAATGGAACGCAAAGTGCTCCTGGCCTCGGACGGCTCGGAAAACGCCCTCCGGGCGGCGGATTTTGCGGCCGGGCTGGCCGCGTCCCTGCCGGATCTCAAAATAACCGTACTGGTTGTTAACGACGTCCTGGAGAAGATGAAGTACTATTCTCCTCTGCATTCCCCGGTAATTTTTGAGGAATTCGATGCCTTCTTTAAGGCCAAGTCGGAAGACGCCCTGAAAAGGACGCTCGAAGCGCTCGAAAAGCACGGCCTGCAGGCCGAGGGTGTCATTAAAGTGGGAAACCCCGCCCAGGAAATAGTGAACTTTGCCCGGGAGGGCGGCTTTAAACAAATTGTAATAGGCAGCAGGGGGCTGGGCAGCCTGAAAGGAATAGTTCTCGGGAGCGTCAGCTTGAAGGTCGTGCACCTGGCCGACTGCCCCGTTACGGTTGTGAAATAAAAAGCCCTAACGGCGCTCTCTAATTCTTTAATCCCGTTAATGCAGGGACTTTTTAAAATCGTTGGGCCGCCTGGATTCTAGCAGCTCTTTTAACTCCTGCTGCTGCTCTTCGCTGAGCAGGTCCTTGATGGCCAGAGTGCCCTGGGCCACCTTCTCGCTCAGGTAGATGGGCGTCTCGGTGCGGAGGGCAAGGGCAATGGCGTCGCTGGGGCGGGAGTCGATTACCAGCTTGTTCCCCTGGTGCCACATGTGCAGTTCGGCAAAATAAGTACCGTCCCTTACGTCAACAATTACAACCATGCTCAGCTTAGCCTCCAGCCGGTCGCAAATGGACTTTAAAAGGTCGTGGGTCATGGGGCGGTCAAGCCTGATTCCTTGCAGGGCGAGGGCAATGGCATGGGCCTCAAAATGGCCTACCCATATGGGCAGGGCTTTCAGTTCTTCCTCGTCTATGAGCAGGACAACCGGGTTCATCATGATGTCGTAAGCAATTTCCTTTACCTTGACGGGGATCATTTTATCACCTTCTTTGCAGGAATTTCGTCAGGCTGGACATCTTGCCTGGACCCAAAACGGTTTGGCGTTCCCGGCACAGCCGGTTTAAGAGCTGAAAGTTAGAGCAAGCCCCCGCCGTAAACGAGGGCTTTAGTTTTTTTGATAAAACAGGTGCTGTTACTTTTATTCTAAATGTATCCGCTAATAATTGTCAAACTTGTTTTTTAGCAAAAAGGCGGCAGTTATGTTGCCGCATAGCCTTTCTTGTGTTATACTTTTCTTTAAGTCAGGCCGGGTTAACCGGCCGGGCCGCAAGGCAGCGGTTTTGCCCGCGGGACCCATCCGACATTTTGAGATGAGTGCCGCGGGTTTTATTGTTTTAGATTGGAGTGAACAGGCTTGAATAAAAAGATTAGGGCCGCGCGCTTGTCAATAATTTCGAATACCATACTAACCTTTGGCAAGCTGGCCGTGGGCATTTCCATGAACTCCGTAAGCGTAATATCGGAAGCGGTGCATTCCGGCATGGATCTGGTGGCCGCCCTGATTGCCTTTTTCTCCGTCAGGGAATCGTCCAAACCTGCCGACGAACGGCATCACTACGGCCACGGCAAATTTGAAAACCTGGCCGGCATCCTCGAAGCCCTTTTAATACTGGCAGCAGCAGTCATGATTATCATTAACGCCTGGACAAAGCTGCGCGGCGGGATGGAAATTCATTCCCTGGGCCTGGGGGCGGCGGTAATGGTCCTGTCGGCGCTCGTGAACTTTTTTGTGTCCAGGGAGTTGATGCGGGTGGCCCGGGAAACCGATTCCCCGGCGCTGGCTGCAGATTCGTGGCACCTGCGCACGGATGTTTATACCTCGCTGGGCGTCCTGGCCGGGATCGCCGCCATCAAGGCAACCGGACTGGCGGTGCTGGACCCGCTTATAGCTATGGGGGTGGCCGTGCTGATCCTGAAGGCGGGAATTGATCTCATCCGCGACTCCATGCGGAGCATGCTCGACGTGCGCCTGCCGGTGACGGAAGAGAAAGAGATCAGGGAGGTTCTGAAAAAGTATTCCGGGCAGTTCGTGGAGTTTCATAAACTAAGAACAAGAAAGGCCGGTTCTCAGCGCTACATCGATCTGCACCTGGTGGTTCCAAGGGAGTGGGCCATTAAAAAGGTTCATTCTCTGTGCGACCAGATCGAGGAGGATATCGGCCGCAGGTTTGCGGACTCGCATGTCCTGATTCATACCGAACCGTGCGGCCAGTGCTGCGAGGAGTGCAGCAAGGCCGAAGGAGACAACCGGGCAGGGACCGGTTGCGGATCTTCATAGCAAAAAGCTTTTGCCATACGGGGCCGGAAATAAATTTTCCGGTTTTTTTTATTATTTTACTTATTTTTAACTAGATAGATGACCATACTATTATTAATAAAACCTGGAAGGAGGGTGGCAGGAATGACTTCCACGCTTGTGGAGTACTTTACCGGAGTGCAGCACCGCCTGCCCTGCGAGGCGGAAAGAGTGTTAAAGGCTCTGGAAGACCACGGGCCGATGAATAAGGAAGAGCTGTCTTTGACGGCAAAGGTAAAAAGGGCTGTGCTGGACCATGTGGTAATGCAGCTCTATGCCCTTGGCCTGGTGGAAGTGACAACCGAGGGGAAGAGCAAAATGTGCAGCCTTACAAGCCTGGGATGGGACTTTCTTGGCCTCAGCAAAGCCGGTTAACAATAACCGGCACTTTTTTTAGGTCTGTTTCTGCGTTGTCAAACCAGGCGGGGTCGATTATAATCTTAATATCTATGAAAAGTTTTGCCAAGCCCCACCAAAAAATCTGGCGGGTTAAAACTCCCGCCCCCGTATTATGTCAGATTTTCGCCCGCAAACTGGACATTTCTCCTGTTACCGCCCAACTGCTGATCAACCGGGGCATTTACACTGTGGAGCAGGGCCGCGCCTTTATCGGCAGCGAGCTGAGCCGTCTGCACCGCCCGGAGCTTTTAAGGGACATGGATACGGCCGTCGCCAGAATTTTGCAGGCCGTAGAGGCGGGTGAAAAAATCCTGATCTACGGCGACTACGATGCCGACGGAATAACCGCCACGGCCCTTCTAA
The window above is part of the Pelotomaculum thermopropionicum SI genome. Proteins encoded here:
- the QueA gene encoding S-adenosylmethionine:tRNA-ribosyltransferase-isomerase (queuine synthetase), which gives rise to MNLSDFDYFLPDELIAQEPLPERDMSRLMVVRLDGKEFEHRLFKDIVDYLNPGDALVINETKVIPARLVGRKEGTGARIELLLLRRLDSSRWEALVRPGKKAPKGTAVVFGEGLLACRILDSTAYGGRVVEFSFEGLFEEVLERVGVMPLPPYIKKPLLDQQRYQTIYARQAGSAAAPTAGLHFSPGLLSRIREMGVAVIPVLLHVGLGTFRPVRTEDIRRHRMHAEYYEITEEASRAIAETRARGGRVIAVGTTTTRCLESAAEEGGRVRPGSGWTEIFIYPGYRFKVIDGLVTNFHLPKSTLIMMVAALAGRERILAAYREAVGLRYRFFSFGDAMLII
- the Tgt gene encoding queuine/archaeosine tRNA-ribosyltransferase, whose translation is MAVSFTITYKDESTGARLGLLYTPHGTVETPVFMPVGTQATVKTMTPEEVRDIGGRMILSNTYHLYLRPGHELIREAGGLHRFMHWDGPILTDSGGFQVFSLGPLRKVSEEGVAFRSHIDGSEHFFSPEKAMEVQMALGSDIAMAFDECAPYPCSREYALAATERTTRWARRCRTAHDREDQGLFGIVQGGTFKDLRERSARELVELDFPGYAIGGLSVGEPKQLMYEVLDYTVPLLPEEKPRYLMGVGSPDCLVEGVLRGIDMFDCVLPTRIARNGTALTRQGRLVVRNAEYARDFSPLEPDCDCYACRNYTRAYIRHLIKANEILGIRLTTIHNLYFIMKLMEEIRAAVRQGRMLQFRDDFLRKYQGD
- the YajC gene encoding preprotein translocase subunit YajC, with amino-acid sequence MFNNSQMISLLYIIGLFALLYFLMIRPQQQRQKKHQEMLRKLKPDDRVITIGGIYGTVVKIKDDSVILRVADNVRMEFLKSAISQVTASKEEAEKGKE
- a CDS encoding uncharacterized conserved protein — its product is MITLEDIKKDPVVDAFIRKGNKYLGVMGYTEHSYRHVNLVSSIARNILERLGYPPRQAELASIAGYMHDIGNVVSRNDHGISGAVIAYPILMQMGMHPDEIATVISAIANHEEQYGHAVNSVAAALIVADKSDVHRSRVRNPDFATFDIHDRVNYAVEHSFLWVAEDKRTITMELTIDIDICPVMEYFEIFLSRMIMCRRAAAFLKCKFELVVNGAKLL
- the SecD gene encoding preprotein translocase subunit SecD, which produces MKWDKILKLAGIILAVAAVAVLAVWPVFPGVKWLPFTKLIKQGLDLKGGVHVVLEATDTPEAPVTPERVKQAMAIIENRVNAFGVAEPIIQQQGSRRIIVELAGVEDPDEAIRTLIKTAYLEFKTEDGTTVLTGRHLKNAVESKDPQSGRITVNLEFEPEGAKIFADVTAANVDRRIAILLDGNVLQAPVVQEPIPNGRAEITGYESLEEAHNIAILLRSGALPVKLEVMEKRTVGPTLGADSLNRSVKAGIAGLAAILIFMAAYYRVPGLVANLALVIYALLVLIIFAALNVTMTLPGIAGFLLSMGMAVDANVIIFERLKEELWTGKTLRSAIDVGFKRAFVAIFDSNVTTLIAAAVLYYFGTGPIKGFAVTLSIGILVSMFTAIAVTRWLLHLVAASNLVRNVKMYGG
- the SecF gene encoding preprotein translocase subunit SecF codes for the protein MLRERMPFHFIKLRKIWYAISVLIIVPGIISLFSQGLNMGIDFSGGSLFDLKFNQPTAVEQVRSVLGGFGLEGASIQRSNETDFLIRTRELTEEESTKVVQALNEKLGGVTLQRSERVGPVVGRELIMKALGALAVASVLMVIYIAWRFEFKQGVAAIISLLHDVLVVVGIFSIFQIEIDSAFIAAILTIIGYSINDTIVIFDRIRENLLNKKKGDALEDIINASLWQTIARSINTVLTVEFVLVALLLLGGTTIRSMVLALLVGVTSGAYSSIFNASPLWFDFKRLERRGRPRTARA
- a CDS encoding hypothetical protein (containing DksA (COG1734), DnaK suppressor protein), with product MEVEAVQQEMLMKFKQRLLDERENLTRRIDFIDGQGLGVAMEDSIGELSTCDNHPADIGSELFERSKDFALRENAMLAVAAIDRALAKIENGTYGKCDNCGREIPLERLEAVPSTVCCKKCKEAEEKNTRPEARPVEEDVLARPFARTWNDATGDVMYDGEDAWQEVARYSETTDEWSRGGTYYGYSEFDLVEDRGSVEEVDNIPYEVGDDGVIYKNFRGIDDESAPAEKVDTGLEHGDGRK
- the UspA gene encoding universal stress protein UspA and related nucleotide-binding proteins, giving the protein MERKVLLASDGSENALRAADFAAGLAASLPDLKITVLVVNDVLEKMKYYSPLHSPVIFEEFDAFFKAKSEDALKRTLEALEKHGLQAEGVIKVGNPAQEIVNFAREGGFKQIVIGSRGLGSLKGIVLGSVSLKVVHLADCPVTVVK
- a CDS encoding uncharacterized conserved protein → MIPVKVKEIAYDIMMNPVVLLIDEEELKALPIWVGHFEAHAIALALQGIRLDRPMTHDLLKSICDRLEAKLSMVVIVDVRDGTYFAELHMWHQGNKLVIDSRPSDAIALALRTETPIYLSEKVAQGTLAIKDLLSEEQQQELKELLESRRPNDFKKSLH
- the MMT1 gene encoding predicted Co/Zn/Cd cation transporters gives rise to the protein MSIISNTILTFGKLAVGISMNSVSVISEAVHSGMDLVAALIAFFSVRESSKPADERHHYGHGKFENLAGILEALLILAAAVMIIINAWTKLRGGMEIHSLGLGAAVMVLSALVNFFVSRELMRVARETDSPALAADSWHLRTDVYTSLGVLAGIAAIKATGLAVLDPLIAMGVAVLILKAGIDLIRDSMRSMLDVRLPVTEEKEIREVLKKYSGQFVEFHKLRTRKAGSQRYIDLHLVVPREWAIKKVHSLCDQIEEDIGRRFADSHVLIHTEPCGQCCEECSKAEGDNRAGTGCGSS
- the ArsR gene encoding predicted transcriptional regulator translates to MTILLLIKPGRRVAGMTSTLVEYFTGVQHRLPCEAERVLKALEDHGPMNKEELSLTAKVKRAVLDHVVMQLYALGLVEVTTEGKSKMCSLTSLGWDFLGLSKAG